From the genome of Clavelina lepadiformis chromosome 2, kaClaLepa1.1, whole genome shotgun sequence:
TGTCCAATTTGGACCAATTACCCATTCAAAATTATTCGATAATATAATAGTTtcctttaattaatttttttaacaatttatcagtgcagaacaaaaaaaaacaatgtggtTGTACAGTAGTTGGACTCTAATTTAAGCAATCTAGGTTTAATAGTTAATTACTATGATACTATATTCTTgtaatgcttttgttttgtttgatgcaAGAAGAACGCCTTAGCACTTCCGGATGCGATTAGACCAAGGTGACATGAATTTTGCATTTCAATTAAACTGATTATGTGGTATAACAGCAGAATATTTATGCTGAAAGTACAAACTTCTTTGCACAAATTAATTCAGGTAATGCTTGCTCAAGCTTTGGTTACTGAGCTTGTCATTGTGACTGTGCACTGTTAGGTAATACATTTTTTTCCATTCTTTCATTTTACTTGTCACCTTAAATGTGGGTAACAAAAAAGACTGCGCTGATGCAAgtggtcgcaaacatattagcaATTACGATCATAATTActacaagaaaaaacaaccAAATGTGGCAAGGCCTCAAGGGTAAAAAGagcattgcaaaaatataatatgaaagaataaaatttaaaagtgttttattaGATTGGTTTAATTTTCTGTGATCCTCAACAAAACTTATGAAACGctgtcaaaaaaacaaacccaATAAAACAAGTGAAGGAAAAAGAACATCTTTGTCACATCTTGTTCGCCAACAAAACAGTATAATAATGTTTACCCTCGAGCTGAGAAAAattctttgcacgacttaaaccgaACGATGATTCGTTATCGCTcaagccccggttaccgagctagcctttgtgcaagtttccaTTGCcagacattttttattttagttacTTGACTTTTTACAGTATTGTCCAAATTTAGAAATGTCCAACAGGttcactgaacaggagcaagtgccGTTAATGTCTTGACCAAGCACATTACAACGTTATGGCGCCACTGAGTTTGGTCGATTTATGATATGGTGGCCATGCTGACACTACCCATATTTTCctttaacaaaacattgcaaaatgcaTAGCCTAGGACAGGGTAGTCCAAACCCATGCCCGCGGGTTGTGGCCCGCAACATCATTATCTGTGGCCAGCAAAACATTATTTAATTCAGTGATTACTAAACTTTTTCTATTCAAGTAGCAGTACATTAGTAGGCTGCTATTACTCGTCAGTAAGCTGCAGTATCACAGTGAAAAGTTTTGGGTGTTCGTTGAACAACGTGGACTGTTGCATCATAAACACATGAAACTCGAATAAAGTATTTGTGACATAATGCACTCTGCATATTCTGAAAGTTCTCGCAAGGTCTATTAGTGATAAGactgtattttgttttacctTTTCTCGCGATGGTTTATAAGTTATTCTGTTGACATGAGTGTGAAACGAAAGTTGACCAATTCAAACCGATTTTTAACTCGATATGGGAGGAAAAGTACTTGTTTGTGGAGAACAAATATAAACCACAATGCCCCGTATGTTTGCACTTTTTATCGATGTTTGGGAGCACGTACATTTGTGAAAGCATTTTTTCCGTTATGAATAGCCTAGACTGAAATCGAAAACAAGGAACAGGTCGGGAGACAGAACATTGGATGCGTGCTTGCGATTGTCAACTACTGATATCGATGTTGATATCGATGTATTAATCTTCAAGTGATCAATAAACAGAAAAGCTGTTTGAATTGTTTGGTTATGGTTTAATGGTTTTCGTGTAAATTAAACTGTCACGTTCTCTTAGCACTGATGTAGCCTACTGTGTGTGGCCCACGAACAACGCTCAAAATAATATTGTGGCCCCAGATGCTGGCAGACTTGGACCACCCTGTAGGACAACATTAATTTACGGAAAGCGAGGAATTACAGAAAAATGCCAAcactaatttttaaaaagtgagAAATAacagaatattttttttcagtgTTTGTAGTAATTGAAATCGCAAAAATAGGCTATGTGATATTATTTAGCTTAACCTGTTAACAATTGGGGTCCAATGCATAACTGCACAACCACCTCAAAAGGTAAGATTAATGACgctatgatgacgtcataagagtTCTGACGTCAAAAAGAAGTGACGTTACAAAAATCATCTCACTATAGCTACGTCATCAACTTCCGAGGAAATCCCTTTACAAAGGTAAAAATAAGCGTTTTTCAAGCATTTACTACATTGCTTTCCTGTCAACAAACTATATAACGGAAAACTGGTGTCCACAAGTCTCAACTCTGATCTgccaaaaaaatatatacccTACCTTGCCCACAACTCCCTTCAAATTGGACTCAAATGAGACTAGTtcaagaaaacaataaaatcgtGAGAAAAAGAAGGGGAATCCCAATAGGTGGCATAGATCAGACGCCTAAGACAAACAAATTGACCAATTTAGAGTCATCATTAAAACATTAATATCTTTGAAACAAGTTAAAGAAACAACTCTAAATCTGGAAAACATACGTCACTTCTTTTTAACTTCATAACGTCAACAAgtcatagtgacgtcatacacCGGACCTTTAAAGGTGGTTGTACACTTCTGCACCAGACCTAACAATGGCTTACACTTGTAGTTTCAAAAGGTGAAGTTATGTCACtataacattttcaaaagctctgatatttattatattgttACCTTGAAAGAATTTTGGACACCTACcagaaaaaatgcaatttattaGAGAGATTACATAGACACCATCAGGTAGAAGGACCGCTTGCGAGAGGGGTGAACTGAAGTTAAAACGCTAATTACTTTGAgtataaaatggaaaaataatgctaaaaattttatagttttctagtTTTCTAGTTTAGAGTGACAGATGAatcagttttgaaaaatattttgttttgtcaatgCGGAATCGTGGGGACCGGAACCGAATCGTCAGCGATTCATTTAGtagctttttaaaaatgttatgcGTATAGAATTAAAAGATAAACTGGCAAGGTAAACCAATTTCCAATgttgtttgaagtaattttgttAATGCCACATTTGGTAGATGtcatgaaacaaacaaaaaagtcgAGTTAGCTTTTCCTTGCTGTGCCCATGCCGCATTACGTTGTTTTGTTGTTAAGTAGGGTTCTACAGTATGTTGTCTTTGTTACTGATTGGCTATTTGTAGTGTAGCAGAAAGAGTAGAACCGGTCGAATTCGTGGACGCGTAAGCGATTGCGGTGAAAGACTTGCCGTGCTGACTTACCGTCTTAGCCTACCTACCGTAGGTGCTGAATCATCCGCCTAGCTCCCCAGCCGTCTCTAACGACCTGCAGATTTTACAGTTAGTATTTAGAAACTGCGTTATTTTCACATGAACTTTTTCTGAATAACAATTCTGTGATTCTgaattgaacaaaaaaatgaaactatGCATTGATTGTTGGTGGTGTTTTGTGGGTGATATGGCTTATTGGTGCACTAAATATTTTGCTAATTACGTTATTATGTATACTATTGGTTTGAAACAGAATCCTTTATAATAGTCTATATTGTACTTACAGCTTTAGGcccgaaaaaaaaaacattttctgtacACAAATTTGCATTTGATTATGGCATATTTTTACAATGATAAGTCTGAATTATACAATGGAAGAATAATCGATACACCACGTGTGGATGCAGTGCCACAAGCTACTACATCCACCTATTCTTCAGTTTCCACTGATCCTGAATTTGGTAagattgtaattttgttgaattaaaaatctgttagtaaatattttaatctatCACAGGTCTAGATGACGTTGATCCTGCCGcctttttaatttcttcacatTTTATGTATCAGATAATACAccattttggtattttttacACTTCTAACTTAATATCTATCATtcataattattttatgttactttTGCAGATCTTGATCTAAGTGGAATCACTGCACAAAAACCGATTTTAACGGTGAGCAAGTTGCTATATTTTTTGTGCTGAACAACTTGTAAGTTTATTCTATACTGTAATTAGCTTAGTTTCTGTTAGCTGATAGGTACATGATTTTGGTATTAATACCATTAGAAGTAGTGTTGACTTGTTTGAGAGGTCATGCATGGTTGCATTGCTTCAATCCAAAGACAGGGTAATGGTTGACGTGTAAGCATAGTACTAGGTATATAGATAATGAAATTGTAATGATTTTTATTGTGATTATGTGGAAGATTGAATGATGCTGAATTTTggcttttgattttttgcataGAGCACTATTCACACTTTCCCCAAGCGGCGAAATAAGATGTACGGCCATTTCCAGCATGCCATGAAACCTATGCTCAATATTCGATTTGCAAGACGAACATTTGCATTCAttgttttgaacatttttgttatttttgttttatttatgtgGTGCAATTCCAGCAACAGCTTAGGTGagaattacttttattttcagttttaagaGTCAACAGACTAAGTAGGATAAATCACATCTTTTGTTGTGTGTAGCAGTAGTGATTTGTTGTGTGTTTTACAACTGTTGTCCTATGTTACAACAGCATTACGTGCCTTCTTGAGCTTGTCTGTATTTGACTTCTTCACACTGTTAACATGCTTGCTGTCTATTTGGGTTGCAACCACGCAACGAAGTGTTCCAGATAACAGTGTTCAGCTCTATAGCTATGAAAGAATAGAGATCTTACTTGTGTTTTCCTCCTTGGTCTTGACGATGCTTGGATCCGTTTTCATTCTCAAAGAAAGTATTTTAAGGTGCATCATTTTATGCAAATGTTAGGTATTGATATAATTTATGTATGTAACACCAGAATGTGCTACTTTATACGATGAACTTACTTTTGCGTATATCCAAATAAACGCGGTGCGTATATCCGCACCGCAATCGCGTTAGTTCCATTGCACTGGGCTTGCAGGAACcagtatttaaatttttccacCCGCACCGCACCTGCTTTGGTATAATTGCGGGCATCCACGCAAACCCACAGTTTTCATTTCTTTACCTGTGCCCGCCCCGTACCCACATTGTGTAATTTGCAGCTGCCCGCATATATAGACTACTGGTTTTCATATCTTTATTTATGTTtcctgtttatttattaaattcaACATGCTCTAATTTAAATATAAGATCAGTTAGTAGGAGTACACCTTATTGCCTGAAAAAGAATGCCATGCTAACTGAAATTTTCACTGGGAATTTAACGGCCAGGGTCTTTCGTGTGTCAAGACAGGTAACAATCTAACAAAAATCAATCAGCGTGAAGCTGTCTGATGAACAATATCCTTTCTACTGTTACTAGGAGCTGCAGCACAATAACAATAGAAGGGAGACAACGTTTGACCTTATTTAATTTCTTGGTTTTGTTATTGTGAAGTAAGCAAAAACTAACTGATGTCAATGAATTTACTGAAGTTAATCCAATCATCAAATAGACAAAATCTGAAATGATTACAATGCGGTACCTACCCCGCAAATATAATGTGGGTACCCGCAAACTGCCCCGCATTTAAAAAACTGTTTTCGCAACCGCCCCAAACCGCAGCAAAGCCCAAGGGGTGGGTGTGGGTACCTACAACGTGTGCAGGGGAGGACATACCCATGCAGGGCTCTAATGTACATGTGTTTGTTGCTTATTTTAGTTCTTTTTTGACCCCAGGATTGTAGAACAACCTGATGTTGCTGTTGGCAGGCTTCTTCCTGGTGCATTACTTGGCCTTGTGTTTCAtgtaattttaactttttcaattcGAAATAAAGCGCTCCAGTGTGTAACTGAAGGTTGGTTATATTATGTTTAACATAGTGTTTATTCTAAAGTAGTTTACTTTGTTTCgcattattttttaactttaagtttgtttaatatttttgatgttATACTAAAGCAGCTTTACTTGATAATACCGTTTTCACAGCATCTCCATCATCATTGATACAAGAGCATGTCTCAGATTTGAGCCAACCATTGTGCACTGTTATTCCTGTATTTAACAGGATCCTGCTACCTCGCATTGATCCTTTCTTCCTTTTGTCTTCCATAGGATCTGCTTTAGTGCTGCTAACTGATGTTCTCATACAAATCGAGTATGCTCCCTTTTTTCACTTTGTAAATtggcatttggcaccatgcaTCATTATGGTTGTCACTGCATGTCACATGAAATGCTTTATGATGTTTTGCAGCCTTTACTATACTGCCGACACAGTGGCTTCAATCTTATTCGTGTTTGCCACTTTGACTACAATGTGGCCAATTGCAGTGTGCAGTGCCCAAGTGCTTCTTAATACAACACCTCCATATGTTCTTGGTCAGCTTGATAAACTACTCAGTGAAGCGCAAACTCTAGGTTTGTCATAACATGATGTATCGCATtgagttttttaaattatgctTATAAACATGCAAAGGCAAACAGGGTTTttaaagtatatttttatGGTACTTGCATATTGTTATAGTATTATTTATATCAGATGCATACATATTATTATTTTCGGTTATTTGTGAGTTTTGTGAAATATGTAGAGTGGCATCTGTAAGTGTTGCATGCAAATATATAATGAATTTTGACCAATGAGCGATTGATCACAACTTAACCTGACGAGCTCaatctaaattttaaattttttttacaaatctaGATGGAGTGCTTGAAATACGCAATGAACGGTTTTTCTCCGTAGCATTAGCTTCGAAAGATCACACAGACCTGCGTTCCTGTAATGGATTTGGACTTATCATGGCAGGTTCAGTATGTGTGAGAGTTAGAAGGGATGCTGATGAACAGATGGTTTTGGCTCACGTCACAAATCGTTTATCACCACTTGTTACCCAATTGACTGTACAGGTGGGCCTGCTCTCCAATTATATTATCAAGTGCCATCAAAATTATATTCTTTTGTAATCATGGTTTAGTGCAAACGAGTAGATTGATGGCTCTTTACAAGTAACCGTGGTACAGCATATGCTGAGCGAAAGCAGTAAAATACCACTTCATTTTCAAAGTCGATCTAAACTAAATTTCAACTTAAGAATTATTTGAGAGAATTTTGTTTGCCAACAACTAAGTATTCATTGACCCAAGCAAAGGTCTCAGAGACGAGGAACATTGTCAGTCTTGGTGCTAtcttaaatgaaactttatcttGACAAGTTGA
Proteins encoded in this window:
- the LOC143446306 gene encoding zinc transporter 6-like; translation: MAYFYNDKSELYNGRIIDTPRVDAVPQATTSTYSSVSTDPEFDLDLSGITAQKPILTSTIHTFPKRRNKMYGHFQHAMKPMLNIRFARRTFAFIVLNIFVIFVLFMWCNSSNSLALRAFLSLSVFDFFTLLTCLLSIWVATTQRSVPDNSVQLYSYERIEILLVFSSLVLTMLGSVFILKESILRIVEQPDVAVGRLLPGALLGLVFHVILTFSIRNKALQCVTEASPSSLIQEHVSDLSQPLCTVIPVFNRILLPRIDPFFLLSSIGSALVLLTDVLIQIDLYYTADTVASILFVFATLTTMWPIAVCSAQVLLNTTPPYVLGQLDKLLSEAQTLDGVLEIRNERFFSVALASKDHTDLRSCNGFGLIMAGSVCVRVRRDADEQMVLAHVTNRLSPLVTQLTVQVVKDDWSSGTYSAPGIPSSVGLKSTRPMGSAILYGFNKPAAAVVPYQQTPPRDLLAVSADSPSVDLNIHKFPVEPSRTPAIQKRLVDDFSFSSTPALSPVKPQSFSASSNSGSNIAKMYKAAGFTSPPSSMKSLHKLPPYTTKRTSGIGGNLYAHTTNLTK